The Triticum urartu cultivar G1812 chromosome 6, Tu2.1, whole genome shotgun sequence genome includes the window gccagcatattccatgtgctgacccattttcgggctgcaacatatcatgttgcagacttttcagacgacgagtaaggagtcTTAGGTcatggtctttcactcagtgatgtcgttggagttgatggactcactttatctttcAAGCCTttcgttgttatcgtattagatggccttaagccatatttattgtaataagttctcttttgagacattcgatgtaataagtgtgtgattactactctgttataaatcctctgagtactgtgtgtgtcagcattaccgatccagggatgacacttatgcacagacatcagactgtttgaggtctggtcgctacaaagatggtatctgagcacacgctgactgtaggacacgaccactaagctaaagccctagatcactactctcttctcatttctaactcctctccttttttctactctttaggatgacggatGCAAGGATAAAGTTCATGCAATcggatgaagacaccccttttggacgccacttgaaggaagttactagttacctgaacattggaataccaagcttcaccgggacctacaatgccactttaccagaagaggagcgctggatgattcaagttcaagttccaggaaggacattcacgccagtcaccaagcccatagagttttctttcgatgcaccaacctgtagtctaggaaagagtatggcagctcacatcaccatgggaagCATTgcagaagtttaccacaaggatctcaaggatactatctaccagatttgtgggcgacgagacgagcaatgggagatgatcagcaccaggaagaaTAGGTCAATTGCCGCTTTCatccaagagttaaaccagcacattcgtcgccagaagaatcagatgtgcgcaggcatgatagatctgaagaaggcaatgacaaggattgcggagcttgaagaagaactcaaagctacacgcgaagattatgaggaggaaatcgtcgtattagtggagaagaatgatgacctggaaaggaagctaggagtattcatgggagaccccgcgccaggaggagaagacgacgaacccaaggagattcgttctgaagactacatcatcatcgacgacaccgactcgcaccttgacgatagtgatgatgactatgttgatgaagctggagcagatattatggagtcttcgaccgttcaatatttctagtcgaccaccatatcagtagtagtattcccccatgtaaatagtatagtccaaacactttgtaacgatagttctagaccgattgtgtatgcccttgcttgattgattgagtgatatgattgtgtttgtctcatgtgcatatgggtagtgttttctcactagatCACAAGGTATGCCCGTGGACCCCATTCACtataaggctagtcatagtgggactAACTTAGCTAATAACATAACGCATTCCAATTTTTTTTACTTATGTAGCAAGTAGTTAATGAGAagtagtaacataatatgttactgtaacatagcgcttcccaATACAAAATGAGTCTACAAACTAATAAATAAAGCTGTCTATGACactactattatgttactttgcactataaagatagtaacttagactagtgtcatatgcatgacactagtgtaagttactccccactatgaccaatCTAAGACAATACAATGAAACAATGGAAATCTGCTTGAGACAAAGGAAAGGAAATCTGTGGGATCATGCTTAGCTGGTCGCCCATAAATTAGTCAAGCAGGTAGTTATCCCTCTAAATAATTACTGCTAGTAGGAATTTTTTGCCAACCATATTTTTTAATGCAGAGATTGTTTTCAAAACAAACCATAATTTACCGTTTTACATGCACCCTGAATAGTTAGTCATCAACGTTGTCACAATATAGTCAGTGCCACCGCAGCCGAGGACAATCGGTCACACGCCATCACTCTTCAAATGTTATTTTCATTCCATAGCAATGTACGGGTATTTGGTATAGTTAGGAAAAAGAAGAGGCCCTCTCCCTTCCGCAGAAAAAATTGGCATGAATAATGAACTGTCTCGAAAACATTACTCGCAAAAAAAAACTGTCTCGAAAACAATGAAAAATAGCTGTGCTGCGTCGAGGTCCACGGTGTCCACGCGCGCGCGTGGCGTGTGGGGTGTGGCCGCGCCGCCCGTGTCCACCGTCGTGCGTGCCATGGCTATGGATCAGACCGGCTCGGCCATCAACATCCCCGACCGACTTTTCTCGAGGAATAAAATCCCAGGATATCCACCTTCCATTCCACGTGCTTATTTTTTCTTTTGATGAATTGATTCGATTGTAGGGGCGGAGCCCTGATAAAGAGGAGgagaagggggaggaggaggaagcgggCCAGCTCTTTTCCCCCTGGTGGTGGAGCCAGGCGAGCTGCTGTTCCTGCCCTTGCTCTGAAAAGAAAGAACCCACGCTCAAGCGTCTGCTGGACAcgtcaaaaaaagaaaaagggaatCATCTGCCGGGGGAGCGAGCGGGGATCGGAGGGAGCCGGGAGCAGCTGGGATCGGGATCCTCTCTCTTCCTTGCATTGATGGCTTCCCTGGGCTTGCCCGGACCCTCCTCCTACCACGACCTCTGCTGCTACGGCGCAGGAATCGCAGGTCAGCGCCACCACCATTCCCTTTGCTCTGCTTCTTAGACCTCTGCCGTCGTGGAGAAGACGGCCAGATTTGGTTCGGCCAGTTCTTGACCGCCGTCTCGATCTTCTTCCAGGGAACATCTTTGCCTTCGTGCTCTTCATCTCCCCGCTGTAAGCCCCCGCCCCCCTTTCCATTTCAACCCGATTTCATTTCTTCTTAGCTCGACTCGAATTGCTGCTGCTGGTGATCTGATTGATCTCTGCTGATCTCAGGCCGACATTCAGGAGGATCGTCCGGAATGGGTCGACGGAGCAGTTCTCGGCCACGCCCTACATCTACTCACTCCTCAACTGCCTCGTCTGCATGTGGTACGCCCTCCCCTTCGTCTCCTACGGCGTCGTCCTGGTCGCCACCGTCAACACCATCGGCGCCGCCTTCCAGCTTGCATACACCGCCGTCTTCATCGCCTACGCCGACGCCAAGAAAAGAGTGGGTGCCCTACCCATCCGCTTGTACTTTGCTGCCTTGCCTGCATCTCTAAGTTTGACTGGTGTGGTTTCTTGCTGCAGCTCAAGGTGTCCGTGCTGCTGGCAGGGGTGTTCTGCGTGTTCGGGCTGATTGTGTATGTCAGTATGGCGCTGTTTGATCACAAGCCTCGGCGAACATTCGTCGGCTATCTCAGCGTGGCGTCCCTCATATTCATGTTCGCATCCCCTCTGTCCATCATTGTGAGTCCTGAAATACTTCCTGCTTTATAACTAATAACTCAAACCTGTATTCCATAACCACATCTTCTGGTGTATAATTGGTCCTTCGTAGGTTTGATGGGGTTGGCGTCGTTGATCTCATCTGACCATGTTTGTTATTCAAAATGTATAGTCCTGTAAATGAACTTTCCTCTTGTGTTTGACAGAATTTGGTGATCAGGACCAAGAGCGTGGAGTACATGCCATTTTATTTGTCGCTATCGATGTCCCTGATGAGCATGTCGTTTTTTGCATACGGGGCGCTTCTGGATGACTTCTTCATATACGTAAGATATAGTTTTCTATTGCTGATCAGGGATTTTGCTTGGAGCGATGCCTAACATCACGTCTGTTTGGCCCTTCTTTCTTGTTGGTTTGCCAATTACAGGTTCCCAATGGCATCGGCACAATCCTAGGTGTCATACAGTTGCTGTTATATGCCTACTACAGTAGAAAAGGATCGAGAGACGAAGCCAGACGGCCATTACTAGTCACACATACATGAGCGTGCAAGAGAAACAAGGTTGAGTTTGAAAAGCTATTTACTGTTATATGCGGCTTTTCTATTTCTCGTTGAGTTTCCTGATCATGGTTGCGTCTCCATCACACGTTTAAAGCGCCATTTTAATGATCTGTGCAAACTTTGGTGTCTCGTTTCAATTGTGTGTCACATTCTTTAAACAAACATGGGGGGCCTATGGTGGATGGATAATAGCTCCAGCTCTGTTGCCATCTTCCATAATATCTGTTCCCTTTATCTGAAAGCAAGAACAACAATAGAGTAGTTGTCCGTACAGGTAAGCAAGACTTGTAATGTTTGCCAAGTTCACGAGTGAAGATCTCTACCAAGTTTCATTTTAATATAATCCAAGAGTAAGAGAACTTGCGAAGCAATATATGTTTAT containing:
- the LOC125516284 gene encoding bidirectional sugar transporter SWEET2a-like: MASLGLPGPSSYHDLCCYGAGIAGNIFAFVLFISPLPTFRRIVRNGSTEQFSATPYIYSLLNCLVCMWYALPFVSYGVVLVATVNTIGAAFQLAYTAVFIAYADAKKRLKVSVLLAGVFCVFGLIVYVSMALFDHKPRRTFVGYLSVASLIFMFASPLSIINLVIRTKSVEYMPFYLSLSMSLMSMSFFAYGALLDDFFIYVPNGIGTILGVIQLLLYAYYSRKGSRDEARRPLLVTHT